In uncultured Cohaesibacter sp., a genomic segment contains:
- a CDS encoding septal ring lytic transglycosylase RlpA family protein: protein MMVLQDVSHATEQSEKCGTASWYQLTSQTASGEMANPTKMTAAHRSIDFGEKLEVTNMRNGKSIIVRVNDRGPFIKGRILDLSRAAAKELGFKNAGVTKVCFKRL from the coding sequence ATGATGGTTCTACAGGATGTGAGCCATGCAACGGAGCAGAGCGAAAAATGCGGTACGGCCTCCTGGTATCAGTTGACCTCGCAGACAGCATCGGGAGAAATGGCCAATCCGACCAAGATGACGGCGGCCCATCGCTCCATCGATTTCGGCGAAAAGCTCGAAGTAACCAATATGCGCAATGGCAAATCCATTATCGTGCGCGTGAATGATCGAGGCCCATTCATCAAGGGGCGCATTCTTGATCTCAGTCGGGCAGCCGCCAAGGAACTCGGCTTCAAGAATGCAGGCGTCACAAAAGTCTGTTTCAAAAGACTGTAG
- a CDS encoding calcium/sodium antiporter produces MMMYLYLVGGLVLLLVAGDLLVRGAITLATRLSIPPLIIGLTIVSFGTSAPELIISLDAAFKGLGGISIGNVVGSNITNILLVLGLPALIRPTQCAESGTRSSTVYMIAVTIVFSALCLQGVLDITSGVILLALLVFFLSWTVWTSRKQRGEPCDLVDQDLLEEAPANLGIAILFMIIGLLGLPLGGHLTIEGASTIARTWGVSEAVVGLTVVALGTSLPELATTLVAAIRNQGAMAFGNVIGSNIFNILAIMGLTASIIPVKVPERVIGHDLLFMLATALLMLLFTVFKMELTRVRGALMVLLYGAYVTLAFVIN; encoded by the coding sequence ATGATGATGTATCTGTACCTCGTTGGAGGGCTCGTCCTGCTGCTTGTTGCAGGCGACCTACTTGTTCGTGGAGCCATTACCCTAGCCACACGCCTCAGCATCCCTCCGCTCATCATCGGTTTGACGATCGTTTCCTTTGGCACCTCCGCACCAGAGCTGATCATCTCCCTTGACGCGGCCTTCAAGGGGCTCGGCGGCATCTCCATCGGCAATGTGGTCGGCTCCAACATCACCAATATTCTGCTCGTGCTCGGTCTACCCGCCCTGATCCGCCCGACCCAATGCGCAGAAAGCGGCACCCGCTCCAGCACGGTCTATATGATCGCGGTGACCATCGTCTTCTCCGCACTCTGTCTACAGGGTGTCCTCGACATCACCTCCGGCGTCATTTTGCTTGCCCTGCTGGTGTTCTTCCTCAGTTGGACAGTCTGGACTTCGCGCAAGCAGCGCGGCGAACCATGCGATCTTGTTGATCAGGATCTTCTGGAAGAAGCCCCGGCCAATCTGGGCATTGCCATTCTCTTCATGATCATCGGCCTGCTTGGCCTGCCGCTGGGTGGTCACCTGACCATCGAGGGCGCATCAACCATCGCCCGCACATGGGGCGTTTCGGAAGCCGTTGTCGGCCTCACCGTGGTTGCCCTTGGCACCTCTCTTCCCGAACTGGCCACAACGCTGGTTGCCGCGATACGCAATCAGGGCGCCATGGCCTTCGGCAACGTCATCGGCTCGAACATCTTCAACATCCTTGCCATCATGGGTCTTACGGCTTCCATCATTCCGGTCAAGGTGCCTGAAAGGGTCATCGGCCACGACCTCCTCTTCATGCTGGCCACAGCCCTTTTGATGCTGCTCTTTACCGTCTTCAAAATGGAGCTGACCAGAGTGAGGGGCGCATTGATGGTGTTGCTCTATGGTGCCTATGTCACCCTTGCTTTCGTTATCAACTAA
- a CDS encoding DUF1402 family protein, translating to MLSDQQAHASSIQMVPAGNRQKVQPKIPNGSQLRTDAQKTSFDKKYDKVRDLLQKDKKLLAKIKDAADTYSIDPIHMIGAIVGEHTYNINVFDYLQTYYTKAAIYSGMDMKFAYDGEDISDFLKRPQFESCAEFADSYALWSCRQAVWKNEFQGKTVDGKSFPRDRFSKVFFQPMYAGQTFGLGQISPLTALKLSDLVNKKSGIRKLDADHAAEVYNAIMKPDISLAFMAAMIRKAIDDYRDIAGVDISQNPGITATLYNIGDSDIHAAELKEKIKKSGRVVWPQENYYGWLVNDKVEDLAAIMEGDEASSQKRIKQANAR from the coding sequence ATGCTGTCTGATCAGCAGGCGCATGCGTCATCCATCCAGATGGTGCCTGCGGGCAATCGCCAGAAGGTTCAGCCCAAGATACCAAATGGGTCTCAGCTGCGTACCGATGCGCAGAAGACGTCTTTTGACAAGAAATATGACAAGGTCCGCGATCTTTTGCAGAAGGACAAGAAGCTCCTTGCCAAGATCAAGGATGCTGCGGATACCTATTCAATCGATCCGATACACATGATCGGTGCGATTGTTGGTGAGCATACCTATAATATCAATGTCTTTGATTATCTTCAGACCTATTACACCAAGGCCGCGATCTATTCGGGCATGGATATGAAATTCGCCTATGATGGCGAAGATATCTCCGATTTTCTCAAGCGTCCGCAATTTGAAAGCTGCGCCGAATTTGCCGATTCATACGCGCTCTGGTCCTGCCGTCAGGCTGTCTGGAAAAATGAGTTTCAGGGCAAGACGGTGGACGGCAAGAGCTTTCCCAGAGACCGCTTCAGCAAGGTGTTTTTCCAGCCCATGTATGCCGGGCAGACTTTCGGTCTGGGACAGATCAGCCCGCTGACCGCGCTCAAGCTGAGCGATCTGGTCAATAAGAAATCCGGCATTCGCAAGCTCGATGCCGATCATGCCGCAGAGGTTTATAATGCGATCATGAAGCCGGATATCTCATTGGCTTTCATGGCTGCCATGATCCGCAAGGCGATAGATGATTATCGTGATATTGCCGGGGTCGATATTTCACAAAATCCGGGCATCACGGCGACCCTTTACAATATCGGCGATTCCGATATTCACGCGGCTGAATTGAAGGAAAAGATCAAGAAATCCGGACGTGTGGTATGGCCGCAGGAGAATTATTACGGCTGGCTCGTCAATGACAAGGTAGAAGATCTAGCCGCTATCATGGAAGGCGATGAAGCCTCCTCGCAAAAGCGCATCAAGCAGGCCAACGCTCGCTAG
- a CDS encoding ribonuclease T2, with translation MSLKAGKANRITYLALFLLLALAILPRQALADQAGEFDYYILALSWSPTYCSDQAKRERDQLQCYSERSYGFVIHGLWPQYETGYPDRCETSFRDPSDKLVEQMLKFSPSKSLIHHEWDKHGSCSGLKPLDYFRLAVKSFKQLTLPEALIAPNRPLLMTADEIAKAFHAANAELPQNSLFVTCSGQKLREVRLCLDKAGKPRQCSPSALKGRCRTDSKLRILSVR, from the coding sequence ATGTCACTCAAGGCAGGAAAAGCAAACCGGATCACATATCTCGCCCTTTTCCTGCTGTTGGCACTTGCCATACTTCCCCGTCAGGCTCTGGCCGATCAGGCTGGCGAGTTTGACTATTATATTCTGGCCCTGTCATGGTCGCCGACCTATTGTTCCGATCAGGCCAAGCGGGAGCGGGATCAGTTGCAATGCTATTCCGAGCGCTCTTACGGCTTTGTCATCCATGGTCTGTGGCCGCAATATGAGACAGGCTATCCGGACCGCTGCGAAACCAGCTTTCGCGACCCTTCCGACAAGCTCGTAGAACAGATGCTCAAATTCTCACCCAGCAAGAGCCTTATCCATCATGAATGGGACAAGCATGGCAGCTGTTCCGGTCTCAAGCCGCTCGACTATTTCCGCCTCGCGGTCAAGAGTTTCAAGCAACTGACGCTGCCTGAAGCACTGATCGCTCCGAACCGCCCCTTGCTGATGACCGCTGACGAGATCGCAAAGGCCTTTCATGCGGCCAATGCCGAACTGCCTCAGAACAGCCTCTTTGTCACCTGCTCAGGCCAGAAGCTGCGCGAGGTGCGCCTCTGTCTCGACAAGGCGGGCAAGCCGCGGCAATGCAGCCCGTCCGCCCTCAAGGGGCGATGCCGCACCGACAGCAAACTGCGCATTCTTTCCGTGCGCTAG
- the moaD gene encoding molybdopterin converting factor subunit 1, translating into MKLVYFAWLREHIGMDEEQIDLPASILTVRDLLYWQKGRGDGYALAFAEPETVRVALDQFHAEEDDPIGEAEEIAFFPPMTGG; encoded by the coding sequence ATGAAACTCGTCTATTTTGCCTGGCTCCGGGAGCATATCGGCATGGATGAAGAACAGATCGATCTACCGGCATCCATTCTCACCGTCAGAGACCTGCTCTATTGGCAAAAGGGCCGCGGCGACGGCTATGCGCTGGCATTTGCCGAACCGGAAACCGTGCGCGTGGCGCTCGACCAGTTCCACGCAGAGGAAGACGACCCGATAGGCGAGGCCGAAGAAATCGCTTTCTTCCCCCCCATGACCGGCGGTTGA
- a CDS encoding alpha/beta fold hydrolase, giving the protein MRLLFLLFLLFPSPALAETIQIPGPQGPLEAELINVEAAPSIVVIVPGSGPTDRDGNSPQTRLHTNSYKMLAEGLTEHGIASLRIDKRGLFGSAAAISDPNDVTIAAYAEDVRKWVARASLIAPCVWIAGHSEGGLVALVAAQDAPENLCGLILLATSGRPIGQLMIEQFEANPANTPLLPELRAIIADLETGKRRDPSSLSPILRGLFSTGLQSYMIDLFSYDPAKIAKEWAGPVIIVQGDEDLQIRPHDADLLEEALPQAKRINMAGGTHMLKAAITDKPFATYSDPSLPLYKNLVPEIAQFIKESQ; this is encoded by the coding sequence ATGCGCCTGCTCTTTCTTCTTTTCCTCTTATTTCCTTCTCCCGCTCTGGCGGAGACTATTCAGATCCCCGGACCGCAAGGCCCACTCGAGGCAGAATTGATCAATGTTGAGGCGGCACCAAGTATCGTGGTGATCGTCCCGGGTTCAGGCCCCACAGACAGAGATGGAAACTCACCACAGACAAGACTTCATACGAATTCCTACAAAATGCTGGCCGAAGGCCTGACCGAACATGGCATTGCCTCGTTGCGCATTGACAAGCGAGGCCTTTTCGGAAGCGCGGCAGCTATCTCTGATCCAAATGATGTAACCATTGCAGCCTATGCCGAAGATGTGCGCAAATGGGTTGCTCGTGCCTCTCTCATCGCGCCATGCGTCTGGATTGCGGGCCATTCGGAAGGAGGCCTGGTGGCATTGGTGGCCGCGCAGGATGCCCCGGAAAATCTATGTGGCCTAATTTTGCTTGCAACATCAGGCCGTCCCATCGGGCAACTGATGATCGAGCAATTCGAGGCGAACCCAGCCAACACCCCTTTACTGCCGGAACTCAGGGCAATCATTGCCGATCTTGAGACGGGAAAACGCAGAGACCCCTCCTCATTATCTCCGATTCTACGGGGTCTTTTTTCGACAGGTCTACAGAGCTACATGATTGACCTGTTTTCTTATGATCCCGCAAAAATCGCAAAGGAATGGGCAGGTCCGGTTATTATCGTCCAGGGAGATGAAGACCTTCAAATTCGCCCTCATGACGCAGATTTGCTTGAAGAGGCTCTGCCTCAAGCAAAAAGAATCAACATGGCTGGCGGGACTCATATGCTGAAAGCAGCAATCACAGACAAACCCTTCGCCACTTATTCTGACCCTTCGCTGCCTCTTTATAAGAACCTTGTTCCCGAAATTGCCCAATTCATCAAGGAAAGTCAGTAA
- the rlmJ gene encoding 23S rRNA (adenine(2030)-N(6))-methyltransferase RlmJ → MNYRHIYHAGNFADCLKHIVLTRILAYLQKKDKGYFVLDTHAGIGQYDLSSEEAGKTGEWQEGIGRLLAMDRQNVPPAVAESLAGYLDIIESLNPDGEMKLYPGSPRIIAQMARPVDRAFFIEKHPEDEQTLFHTMTRAMGRNGNLHFRQDDGWVALRADLPPQERRGMVLVDPPFEERDEYVRMAEAFLKGYRRWSTGIYCLWYPIKARREVDEAAQILANSGIDNILRAELVIHKLDTAKRLNGTGLFIINPPYLLHDELKALLPVLADIFGQTAHRSSLEWISPPK, encoded by the coding sequence ATGAACTATCGCCACATCTACCATGCGGGCAATTTTGCCGACTGCCTCAAGCATATCGTTCTGACGCGCATCCTCGCCTATCTTCAGAAGAAGGACAAAGGCTATTTCGTGCTCGATACCCACGCCGGCATCGGTCAATATGACCTCTCCAGCGAAGAGGCGGGCAAAACCGGCGAATGGCAGGAGGGTATTGGCCGTCTGCTGGCAATGGACAGACAGAATGTGCCACCAGCTGTCGCAGAAAGCCTCGCAGGCTATCTCGATATTATCGAAAGCCTCAATCCCGACGGTGAGATGAAGCTTTATCCCGGCTCGCCGCGGATTATTGCCCAGATGGCCCGTCCGGTCGACCGCGCCTTCTTCATTGAAAAGCATCCCGAGGATGAGCAAACCCTGTTTCACACCATGACGCGCGCCATGGGACGCAATGGAAACCTGCATTTCCGGCAGGATGACGGCTGGGTTGCCCTGCGCGCTGATCTGCCACCGCAAGAAAGACGCGGCATGGTTCTGGTCGACCCTCCTTTCGAGGAGCGGGACGAATATGTCCGCATGGCAGAGGCCTTCCTCAAAGGATATCGCCGCTGGTCAACCGGCATCTATTGCCTCTGGTATCCCATCAAGGCACGGCGCGAGGTCGATGAAGCTGCTCAAATTCTGGCCAATTCGGGCATTGACAATATCCTGCGCGCCGAGTTGGTCATTCACAAGCTCGACACGGCCAAAAGACTGAATGGTACCGGGCTCTTCATTATCAATCCGCCTTATCTGTTGCATGACGAATTGAAGGCCCTACTGCCGGTATTGGCAGATATCTTTGGCCAGACGGCCCACAGATCCAGCCTCGAATGGATCAGTCCACCCAAGTGA
- a CDS encoding MarR family transcriptional regulator: MTEKKVDSEEIITVPMSEEDGISFEMIELLFFAYRDFVADPDTMLATLSYGRAHHRVLHFVNRRPGITVANLLDILKITKQSLARVLKQLIEDDYITQQPGETDRRQRRLYPTPKGRELALEISKCQARRIEESLQTLPAGTKNASKAFLYAMIAPEGRPMIRSLNHGLDALLKIEPDNSGRRK, from the coding sequence ATGACTGAAAAAAAGGTGGACAGCGAAGAAATCATCACTGTGCCAATGTCGGAAGAAGACGGAATCTCGTTTGAAATGATCGAGCTGCTGTTTTTTGCCTATCGGGATTTTGTTGCTGATCCGGATACCATGCTGGCGACCCTTTCCTATGGGCGCGCCCATCACCGGGTTCTGCATTTTGTCAACCGACGGCCGGGGATCACCGTTGCAAATCTGCTCGACATTCTGAAAATCACCAAGCAAAGTCTCGCCAGAGTTCTCAAGCAGCTGATCGAGGATGACTATATTACCCAGCAGCCCGGAGAGACGGATCGACGCCAGCGGCGGCTTTACCCCACCCCCAAAGGCAGGGAGCTGGCGCTGGAGATATCCAAATGTCAGGCGCGCAGGATAGAAGAATCCTTGCAAACCCTGCCTGCGGGAACCAAGAATGCAAGCAAGGCCTTTCTCTATGCCATGATTGCGCCTGAAGGACGCCCCATGATCCGCAGTCTCAATCATGGATTGGATGCTTTGTTGAAAATCGAGCCGGACAATAGCGGCCGACGCAAATGA
- the uvrC gene encoding excinuclease ABC subunit UvrC, with protein sequence MSEETKTQQADDMTEQETASAPPSAPTPDDAPRPKNGFEVIGDFVRRLPNSPGVYRMLNANGDVLYVGKAKNLKKRVTNYSRHGNQTNRILRMIQLTASMEFVTTATETEALLLEANLIKRLRPRFNVLLRDDKSFPYILIGEDHAAPQIAKHRGARKRKAKYYGPFASAGAVNNTINALQKAFLLRTCTDSVYESRTRPCLLHQIKRCAAPCTGEISIEDYAALVKEAHLFLTGKSQTVRKEMSERMQQASEELDFERAAIYRDRLAALSHIQSHQGINPQNTEEADIFACHQDGGQTCIQVFFFRTGQNWGNRAYFPKADKSQDETEVLSAFVAQFYDNKPCPRLVLLSHAIEEQELVAEALTSKSEQKVALLVPQRGEKKELVDHALTNAREALGRRLAETSSQARLLDGLAEVFGLAGRPNRIEVYDNSHIQGTNAVGGMIVAGPEGFMKNQYRKFNIKSEDITPGDDFGMMREVLQRRFSRLLKENGKRPSTREATEASNEEKNGHVPDPAWPDLLLIDGGLGQLNAVREILSDLGIHDLPMVGVAKGPDRDAGREHFFVPGKESFMLPLRDPVLYFIQRLRDEAHRFAIGTHRARRSKAISQTGLEDIPGIGPARKRALLHHFGTAKAVRSAALSDLLAVDGISEQMARNIHAYFHDDDN encoded by the coding sequence ATGAGCGAAGAGACCAAGACACAGCAGGCGGATGACATGACGGAACAGGAAACCGCCTCCGCCCCGCCATCCGCTCCCACACCGGATGACGCGCCTCGCCCCAAAAACGGCTTCGAGGTCATCGGCGATTTCGTCCGCCGCCTGCCAAACAGCCCCGGTGTCTATCGCATGCTCAATGCCAACGGCGATGTGCTCTATGTCGGCAAGGCGAAAAATCTCAAGAAGCGCGTCACCAACTATTCCCGCCACGGCAACCAGACCAACCGCATCCTGCGGATGATCCAACTGACAGCCAGCATGGAATTCGTCACCACAGCAACGGAAACAGAGGCCTTGCTGCTGGAAGCGAATCTGATCAAGCGCCTGCGCCCCCGTTTCAATGTGCTGCTGCGCGACGATAAGAGCTTCCCCTATATTCTCATCGGCGAGGATCATGCAGCACCGCAGATTGCCAAGCATCGCGGAGCCCGCAAGCGCAAGGCCAAATATTACGGCCCCTTTGCATCAGCCGGTGCGGTCAACAACACCATCAACGCCTTGCAAAAGGCCTTCCTTCTGCGCACCTGCACCGACTCCGTCTATGAAAGCCGGACGCGCCCCTGCCTGCTGCATCAGATCAAGCGCTGCGCCGCGCCCTGCACGGGCGAGATTTCGATTGAAGACTATGCTGCGCTCGTCAAGGAGGCGCATCTGTTCCTGACGGGCAAAAGCCAGACCGTGCGTAAGGAAATGTCCGAGCGCATGCAGCAGGCCTCCGAAGAACTGGATTTCGAACGCGCCGCCATCTATCGCGATCGACTGGCCGCGCTCAGCCATATCCAGTCCCATCAGGGGATCAATCCGCAAAATACCGAAGAAGCCGACATCTTTGCCTGCCATCAGGATGGCGGCCAGACCTGCATTCAGGTCTTCTTCTTCCGCACCGGTCAGAATTGGGGCAACCGGGCCTATTTCCCCAAGGCCGACAAGAGTCAGGACGAAACGGAGGTGCTTAGCGCCTTTGTCGCCCAGTTCTATGACAACAAGCCCTGCCCGCGCCTTGTGCTGCTGTCTCACGCCATTGAGGAGCAGGAACTGGTCGCCGAAGCCCTGACCAGCAAGTCCGAGCAGAAAGTTGCCCTTCTCGTGCCCCAGCGCGGCGAGAAGAAGGAGCTGGTTGACCACGCCCTGACGAATGCCAGAGAGGCCCTCGGGCGCCGCCTTGCGGAAACCTCCAGTCAGGCCCGCCTGCTCGATGGTCTGGCCGAGGTCTTTGGCCTTGCCGGTCGTCCGAACCGCATCGAGGTCTATGACAACAGCCATATTCAGGGCACCAATGCCGTTGGCGGCATGATCGTTGCCGGCCCTGAAGGCTTCATGAAGAACCAATATCGCAAATTCAACATCAAGTCCGAAGACATCACCCCGGGTGACGATTTCGGCATGATGCGCGAAGTGCTCCAGCGCCGATTCTCACGCCTGCTGAAAGAAAATGGCAAGCGCCCGTCGACCAGAGAGGCAACCGAGGCAAGCAACGAGGAAAAGAATGGCCATGTGCCTGATCCCGCCTGGCCCGATCTGCTGCTCATCGATGGTGGTCTGGGACAATTGAATGCGGTGCGGGAAATTCTTTCCGATCTGGGCATTCACGACCTGCCGATGGTCGGCGTTGCCAAAGGGCCGGATCGGGATGCGGGCCGCGAACATTTCTTTGTTCCCGGCAAGGAAAGCTTCATGCTGCCCTTGCGTGATCCGGTGCTCTATTTCATCCAGCGCCTGCGCGATGAAGCGCACCGCTTTGCCATCGGGACTCACCGGGCCCGTCGCTCCAAGGCGATATCCCAGACCGGGCTGGAAGATATCCCGGGCATCGGACCTGCCCGCAAGCGCGCGCTGCTGCATCATTTTGGCACAGCCAAGGCCGTCAGGAGTGCAGCCCTGTCAGATCTACTGGCAGTTGATGGCATTTCTGAACAAATGGCTCGAAATATTCACGCCTATTTTCACGATGATGACAACTGA
- a CDS encoding MBL fold metallo-hydrolase, with translation MKVAIIPVTSFQQNCTVIWDEETGKGVVIDPGGEVDKIQQMLEHEKITVERILITHGHIDHIGGAAELRDALDVDVEGPHEADRQLIERVADQAIQFGVPAAKPCEPDRWLNEGDTVDIAGMDFAVLHCPGHAPGHVVFFSEEARFAIVGDVLFNGSIGRTDLPGGDHQTLLASIRDKLLPLGDDVAFICGHGNHSTIGEERRHNPFLKGL, from the coding sequence ATGAAGGTTGCCATCATTCCCGTAACATCATTCCAGCAGAATTGTACCGTCATTTGGGATGAAGAAACCGGCAAGGGTGTCGTGATCGATCCGGGTGGGGAAGTGGACAAGATCCAGCAGATGCTCGAGCATGAAAAGATCACGGTTGAGCGCATTCTCATTACCCATGGCCATATCGATCATATTGGAGGCGCCGCCGAATTGCGCGATGCGCTGGATGTGGATGTCGAGGGGCCGCATGAGGCTGACCGGCAATTGATCGAGCGGGTTGCCGATCAGGCGATCCAGTTTGGTGTGCCTGCGGCCAAGCCGTGTGAGCCGGATCGCTGGCTCAATGAGGGAGACACTGTCGATATTGCCGGTATGGATTTCGCTGTTCTGCATTGTCCGGGACATGCGCCGGGGCATGTGGTTTTCTTCAGTGAAGAGGCCCGCTTTGCCATAGTTGGCGATGTACTCTTCAATGGCTCCATCGGTCGCACGGACCTGCCCGGCGGTGATCATCAAACGCTACTGGCTTCCATCCGCGACAAGCTTCTGCCGCTGGGTGATGATGTGGCCTTCATTTGCGGGCATGGCAATCACTCGACCATTGGTGAGGAGAGACGGCATAATCCGTTCCTCAAGGGGCTCTAG
- a CDS encoding branched-chain amino acid aminotransferase, which yields MADLAFDQREGRIWYNGEYVDWKDAKVHVLTHGLHYGSTVFEGVRAYGGEIFKLKEHTVRLIASAKALGFDLPYSLEELMQIQKDVLKQNNLSDGYLRPVAWRGAESMGIGAHDCKIHVAVAAWEWPSYFSPEERMKGLHLMIADWRRPDPRTIPCKAKAAGLYMICTLSKHAANDKGFTDAIMLDHEGYVAEATGANVFFIKDGAIHTPRPDSFLDGITRQTVIELAKRRGIEVHERKILPEEMADMEECFLTGTAAEVTPVASISQYKFTPGAITERLMHDYTDEVLPKAVAAE from the coding sequence ATGGCCGATTTAGCATTTGATCAGCGTGAAGGTAGAATCTGGTATAACGGTGAATATGTAGACTGGAAAGACGCGAAAGTACATGTTCTTACCCATGGTCTGCATTATGGTTCAACCGTGTTTGAAGGTGTGCGCGCTTATGGCGGCGAGATTTTCAAGCTCAAGGAACATACCGTGCGCCTGATCGCTTCGGCCAAAGCTCTCGGTTTCGATCTTCCCTACAGCCTCGAAGAGCTGATGCAGATCCAGAAGGATGTTCTCAAGCAGAATAATCTGAGCGATGGTTATCTGCGTCCGGTCGCATGGCGCGGTGCCGAATCCATGGGGATTGGTGCCCATGACTGCAAGATCCATGTTGCCGTCGCTGCCTGGGAATGGCCTTCCTATTTCTCGCCGGAAGAGCGCATGAAGGGGCTGCATCTGATGATCGCCGACTGGCGTCGTCCTGATCCGCGCACCATTCCATGCAAGGCCAAGGCCGCCGGTCTCTACATGATCTGCACCCTGTCCAAGCATGCTGCCAATGACAAGGGCTTCACGGACGCCATCATGCTCGATCATGAAGGCTATGTTGCCGAAGCGACCGGCGCCAATGTCTTTTTCATCAAGGACGGGGCCATTCATACCCCGCGCCCGGACAGCTTCCTTGACGGCATCACCCGCCAGACCGTGATCGAGCTGGCCAAGCGCCGCGGCATCGAGGTGCATGAGCGCAAGATCCTGCCCGAAGAAATGGCCGATATGGAAGAATGTTTCCTCACCGGCACGGCAGCGGAAGTGACCCCGGTTGCCTCCATCAGCCAGTATAAATTTACTCCGGGAGCAATCACCGAGCGCCTGATGCATGACTATACCGATGAAGTCCTGCCCAAGGCCGTTGCTGCCGAATAA
- a CDS encoding molybdenum cofactor biosynthesis protein MoaE — protein MSVTLRPDDFDITKEMDALIAGRASVGAAVTFTGLVRDMVKDQRISAMTLEHYPAMAKAELERIEAEARKRWPDLIDSRIIHRFGTLAPGDRIVLVITLSAHRQVAFEAAEFIMDFLKTRAPFWKKETRTNGQSDWVSAKDADDKATARWEED, from the coding sequence ATGAGCGTCACTCTCCGACCCGATGACTTTGATATCACCAAGGAGATGGACGCCCTCATCGCCGGGCGCGCCTCGGTCGGCGCCGCCGTCACCTTCACCGGCCTTGTGCGGGATATGGTCAAAGATCAGCGGATCAGCGCCATGACGCTGGAGCATTATCCGGCCATGGCCAAAGCCGAGCTGGAACGCATCGAGGCCGAAGCCCGCAAGCGCTGGCCCGATCTCATCGACAGCCGCATCATCCATCGCTTCGGCACACTGGCACCGGGCGATCGCATCGTGCTCGTCATCACCCTGTCCGCCCACCGACAGGTTGCCTTCGAGGCGGCAGAATTCATCATGGATTTCCTAAAAACCCGCGCCCCCTTCTGGAAAAAGGAAACCCGAACCAACGGCCAAAGCGACTGGGTCTCCGCCAAAGATGCAGACGACAAGGCAACCGCGCGGTGGGAAGAGGACTGA
- the pgsA gene encoding CDP-diacylglycerol--glycerol-3-phosphate 3-phosphatidyltransferase, with protein sequence MTGSKTFNIPNILTIARIIAVPAIVVCMLWPAHDWARWTALALFSAAAITDFLDGYLARRWNLQSALGRMLDPIADKLLVSVSILMLTNDHTLIGWQIWAGVIILCREILVSGLREFLASLQVSVPVTKLAKWKTTAQLIAIGFLLAGPAGDKVWPYVSDLGLALLWISALLTLYTGYDYFRAGMKYLLED encoded by the coding sequence ATGACCGGCTCAAAAACCTTCAACATACCAAACATTTTGACCATTGCCCGAATCATTGCGGTCCCGGCAATCGTCGTCTGCATGCTGTGGCCCGCCCATGATTGGGCCCGCTGGACAGCCCTTGCGCTTTTCAGCGCGGCGGCCATCACCGATTTTCTGGATGGCTATCTGGCGAGGCGCTGGAATCTTCAGTCGGCACTGGGCCGCATGCTGGACCCGATCGCCGACAAGCTGCTGGTGTCCGTGAGCATCCTGATGCTGACCAATGACCACACCCTTATCGGCTGGCAGATCTGGGCAGGCGTCATCATCCTGTGCCGCGAAATTCTCGTCTCGGGCCTGCGCGAATTTCTCGCCAGCCTGCAAGTCAGCGTGCCCGTCACCAAGCTGGCCAAATGGAAGACCACGGCCCAGTTGATCGCCATCGGCTTTCTGCTCGCGGGCCCGGCTGGAGACAAGGTTTGGCCCTATGTCTCCGATCTTGGGCTGGCGCTGCTCTGGATTTCCGCGCTGCTGACCCTTTATACCGGCTATGACTATTTCCGGGCAGGCATGAAATATCTGCTGGAAGACTGA
- a CDS encoding DUF2164 domain-containing protein has product MSEISFSKEEKQRLTEILQDYFRDEFDQELGRFEAEFFLDHLASKLGPIFYNKGLLDAQALLLRHIDNYNDDLYGLEKG; this is encoded by the coding sequence ATGAGTGAGATTTCTTTTTCAAAAGAAGAAAAGCAGCGTCTGACAGAAATCCTGCAGGACTATTTCCGTGATGAGTTCGATCAGGAACTGGGTCGCTTTGAAGCGGAGTTCTTTCTCGATCATCTGGCCAGCAAACTCGGGCCCATTTTCTACAACAAGGGGCTGCTGGATGCGCAGGCTCTACTGCTAAGACATATAGACAATTATAACGATGATCTGTATGGCTTGGAAAAAGGGTAG